The Candidatus Methylomirabilota bacterium genomic sequence GGGTGCGCTCGCCACCCGCCTGTGGCGGGACGGCTCGCGCGGCGGAGTCGCCCTGCGCTTCGGGGCGCGCTACGGCTCGTCGGATTCGCTCCTGATGGCACCCCGCCCCGCGTCCCCGCCCTGACATTTCCACCGTTGTCGCAGAGACACTAGCGTCCGGAAGACTTCCGAACCCGTCCTGCATTTGCGGCGGGGGGAGCGTCGGGGGATGCCCCCGAACCCCCGTGCTGTTGGGGGTAGCAGTTCGAGCTGAGCGGCGAAGCCGTGAGGCGAGGCCCGAGTTGATCGGCGCCCCCGGCGCTGCCACCCCCGCGTCGCGCGTCAGCGCGACAACAGCTTGGCGAGCGCGCCCTCGACGTCGGAGAAATCGGAGAAAAGGAGATCGGGGCTGAAGGCTTCGAGCTCGTCGCGCCGGTACTGTCCAGTCGCGACGGCGACCGCGACGGCCCCGAAGTGACGCGCGCACTCGATGTCGTGCGGCGTGTCGCCGATCACCAGCACCTTCTCGGGCCGAAAGCTGTGCCCGGTCAGCGCCTCAGCGCGCCGCGCGGCGAGCGACGGCATCTGTCTGCGGTCGAGATGATCGGAGCCGTAGGCGCCCAGGCGGAAATAGGGCTGGAGCCCCGTCGGCTCGAGCTTGATCCGCGCTCCCGCCTCGATGTTCCCCGTCAGCAGTCCGACGAGCGCCTCGGGCGCGCTGTCGAGCCGCCGGACGAGGTCGGCGATGCCCGGCAGCGTGACGACCCCGCTGCCGTCGCCGACTTCCGCCGCGAGCCCGCGCGCATAGGCCTCGAAGCAGGCATCGAGACGCCCACGCACCGCCGGGCGACTTAGCCCCGCTCCCTCCATCAGGTCGAAGACGATGCGCGGATCCGTCCGGCCGCGAAGGTCGTACCGCTCGATGTCTCCTGCCGTCCCGTACACCTCGTTGAGGGCGGCCGCGAGCGCCCGGCGCCCGGCGCCGCGCGCGGTCAGGATGGTGCCGTCGATGTCGAAGAGGACGAGGCGCATGGGGATCAGCGGGGAGCCGGCAGGGTGAGCGCGCGCAGGCGTAGGACGATGGGCGGCAGCCGGGCGAGCACGGCGTCCACCTCGGCGAGCGTGCTCCA encodes the following:
- a CDS encoding HAD hydrolase-like protein codes for the protein MRLVLFDIDGTILTARGAGRRALAAALNEVYGTAGDIERYDLRGRTDPRIVFDLMEGAGLSRPAVRGRLDACFEAYARGLAAEVGDGSGVVTLPGIADLVRRLDSAPEALVGLLTGNIEAGARIKLEPTGLQPYFRLGAYGSDHLDRRQMPSLAARRAEALTGHSFRPEKVLVIGDTPHDIECARHFGAVAVAVATGQYRRDELEAFSPDLLFSDFSDVEGALAKLLSR